The following coding sequences are from one Oncorhynchus nerka isolate Pitt River linkage group LG6, Oner_Uvic_2.0, whole genome shotgun sequence window:
- the LOC115130109 gene encoding eukaryotic translation initiation factor 1A, X-chromosomal-like, translating into MPKNKGKGGKNRRRGKNENESEKRELVFKEDGQEYAQVIKMLGNGRLEAMCFDGVKRLCHIRGKLRKKDNKADVILKYNADEARSLKAYGELPEHAKINETDTFGPGDDEDIGDDDEDIDDI; encoded by the exons ATGCCCAAGAATAAAG gTAAGGGAGGAAAGAATCGTCGACGTGGAAAGAATGAGAAcgagtcagagaagagagagttggTGTTCAAAGAGGACGGGCAGG AATATGCCCAGGTGATTAAGATGTTGGGTAATGGGAGGTTGGAAGCCATGTGTTTTGACGGAGTTAAGCGGCTCTGCCACATCAGAGGAAAACTCAGGAAAAAG GACAACAAAGCTGATGTGATCCTGAAGTACAATGCAGACGAGGCCAGGAGTCTGAAGGCCTACGGAGAACTGCCGGAGCACG ccAAGATCAATGAGACGGATACCTTCGGTCCCGGGGACGATGAAGACATCGGAGATGATGATGAGGACATTGATGAC ATCTAA
- the LOC115130108 gene encoding zinc finger protein Xfin-like: protein MGIHKCIVRGCANQSDAIIHYSLPEEPRRRQRWLQFINGSNPGEQIPDVSRLCGDHFAEECFTKLDLGFTTRLILHLDAIPSIYSSDKTSAYRKHTVYTERAKGTGMVEGKMAGIKEEPVDRELDSQVNRWNNLLGSLSKSFSSIKEEDVGEDESIAESYDQIRVVKIGDSHTGERKDDGGEYGMEYSHTHPYEGEDGGYDAMVTELHRKEKMNVTVREGEVEGVFVIENSNPEEEEESREYVVGEEVWQMEEWGESRAVEMWGEKGKRRKLPGPQWWRYEQERRKTQEDEWKMIAEKARKEERERQKGQTVEGKKRVAGFRCPQCSNTFQYRSELLEHKTVCCTNAKYACPVPLCPQIYRCKASLRTHICLHHVKEDNKEEKDLDAIRKTRGVGEHQNKYQPSHKKFFCPLCNTYYRNQKVLDKHSRSHTSLHKVMLCCSFCSVEMLNKCTMKKHYKTEHPGRVLRCEMCERNFSSIDFFLTHQVRHVAVTPYYCCECHVYQLTQRGLTVHLKNHVLRCNQKQLDQQSGNINKPDNTGNHSTAPLKKSPSPLPNNHAHLQDNHAHLQEIKEEFITK from the exons ATGGGAATCCATAAATGCATTGTTAGAGGATGCGCCAATCAATCGGACGCAATTATTCATTACAGTTTACCAGAGGAACCCCGGAGACGCCAACGGTGGCTACAGTTTATCAATGGAAGCAACCCGGGAGAGCAAATTCCAGATGTTTCCCGTTTATGTGGCGACCACTTTGCAGAAGAGTGCTTCACAAAACTTGATCTCGGTTTCACCACGAGGTTAATATTACATCTTGACGCAATCCCATCGATTTATTCCTCTGATAAAACATCGGCTTATCGGAAACACACG GTGTACACTGAGAGGGCGAAGGGGACTGGGATGGTGGAAGGCAAAATGGCCGGCATCAAGGAGGAGCCAGTGGACAGGGAGTTGGATTCGCAGGTGAATCGTTGGAACAATTTGTTGGGTTCACTCAGCAAGTCGTTTAGTTCAATCAAAGAGGAAGATGTTGGGGAGGATGAGAGCATTGCAGAGAGCTATGACCAGATTAGAGTGGTGAAAATAGGAGACtcgcacacaggagagaggaaggatgatggaggAGAGTATGGGATGGAATACTCACACACTCACCCAtatgaaggagaggatggaggctaTGATGCCATGGTAACAGAGCTTCACAGGAAAGAGAAAATGAATGTGACGGTTcgtgagggggaggtggagggagtgtTTGTGATAGAAAACTCAAacccagaggaggaggaggaaagtagAGAATATGTGGTAGGGGAGGAGGTATGGCAGATGGAGGAATGGGGAGAGAGTAGGGCGGTAGAGATGTGGGGGGAAAAGGGGAAACGGAGAAAGCTTCCGGGGCCGCAATGGTGGAGATATGAGCAAGAGAGGAGGAAAACCCAGGAAGACGAATGGAAGATGATTGCAGAGAAGgcgaggaaggaagagagggagagacagaaaggtcaGACTGTGGAGGGGAAAAAGAGGGTGGCAGGGTTCCGCTGCCCACAGTGCAGCAACACCTTCCAGTACCGAAGCGAGTTACTGGAGCATAAAACCGTCTGCTGCACTAATGCGAAATACGCCTGTCCAGTGCCACTCTGCCCCCAAATCTACCGATGCAAGGCTTCCCTGAGGACTCACATTTGCTTGCACCATGTGAAGGAGGACAACAAGGAGGAAAAGGACTTGGATGCTATCCGGAAAACCAGAGGAGTCGGGGAGCATCAGAATAAATACCAACCCAGCCATAAGAAATTCTTCTGCCCACTCTGCAATACATACTACAGAAACCAGAAAGTCCTCGACAAGCACTCTCGTAGTCACACCAGTCTCCACAAAGTGATGTTGTGCTGCTCCTTCTGCTCTGTGGAGATGCTGAATAAATGCACAATGAAAAAGCACTACAAAACGGAACACCCAGGCAGGGTCCTGCGCTGTGAGATGTGTGAAAGAAACTTCTCTTCGATCGACTTCTTTCTAACACATCAGGTTAGACACGTGGCCGTGACTCCTTACTACTGCTGTGAGTGTCACGTCTACCAGCTCACCCAGAGGGGCCTCACTGTCCACCTGAAAAACCACGTTCTCAGATGCAACCAGAAGCAGCTAGACCAGCAGTCTGGGAACATCAACAAACCTGACAATACAGGGAATCATAGTACAGCCCCTCTGAAGAAAAGTCCCTCCCCTCTACCAAACAACCATGCACATCTACAAGATAACCACGCCCATCTACAAGAGATCAAAGAAGAATTTATTACCAAATAA